attttttttttttgtgttgtgttatgaaatcggagggtccgagctcagttttttattatttttttgaattcactaaAGGTAATCGTATGGTCCGATTTGGTTCGGACTTTAAATAAAAGTTGGTGAAAACTGGATCAGACCCAACAACAACTCGcatcttctttttctccttcttcaacgGCTCTTTCTTCTGATTTTTAGTTCCTCTGTTCTTTACTTGTTTCGCATAATAACTAGAAATCTAAAACCCAAGTTTATGAGCTTGTTAATGTGATTGAGAGAAATGAGTGACAGAGTATTATTGAAGGTGTATTATTTTGGTCAGATTTTGTTACAAACATCTGAAGGAGTAACATTTGTTTGTGATAATCCGTTAGATGTTGTGATTCCTTTCACAATCTCATTTGAAGAGCTCAAAGGTGTGATCTGTGAAGAGATTCATTTTGAGAGGGCAAGAAGAATATCCTGTATTCTGTATAGATATCCTATACAAGTGTTTGGTGGATTCGTCAGTTTCAAACGAAATATGTTACGGACGAAGCGAGCATGCAATATGTTTTCCATGTATATTGAAAATCGGAGTCAACTCTCGTTCATCgagttgtatgttgagtttgagCAATCTGAGGCCGACCAGAATATTTTACGGAAAGATTACAATAGTGATAGTGAAGAAGAGTTCGAAAGCAACTACGAATTTGTTCGTCCAGATGGAGATGAGGTTGAAGGTGACGGAGCTATGGCTCCGGATGTGTCTGACGTGGCAACTGCACTGGCAAATGATGTGCCGTTTGAGGAGCCATCATTCATGCGAGTTTTGGATTTGGAAGCCATGCATGTTTCGGAGTTTCCGGATTATATCAGTGCAGGTACGTAATTCTCCGTactcataagaaggattgaaattatttattaatttatcttgATAGTTGGACCAAGTAGCTTAGTGAGGTGTGTGAAAATATACTcgataagtatttattttttgtttacctGTTTGTGTATTTAACTTTAAGATAGAAAATTTATTTGGGAGTTATTGAATTAGTTgaatataaattagaatttattcgTTAATaagtaaattagttaaatatcCGTTAGTATTTATGAGGTAATTTAGTAAATTAAGTAAATATAAATTGGtatttactaatatttattagtaaatttgtaaattatattaatataaattagtatttattagTATAGAATGGTAAACTAgcaaattagttaaattaaaattagtatcTGTTAGCCGATTAGTTGAATATAAATAAGTATTTGTtagtaaattagttaaatataattattttggtgGTTTTTATCATAATTGATGCAGTAAAAATTGTTTTACCTtaattttgaatgtttaaatatttgtgtttttaaaattggttGTATGGCTGTCCTCGTGGCAGAAATTTCTTTTGTCGCAGATGGTGAATTTGCCGTTGGGATGGAATTCAGTTTCAGGGAAGCTGTTATTAAAGCGATAAAAGAGTATACTATTCGAAGAAGCGTAGACTACCGGGTGTATGAATCTGAGCCGTTGACATTTTATGCGAAGTGTACACAGTATGGGTCAGGGTGTGATTGGCTTATCCGGGTTAGCATGATCAGCCGGAAGTACTATTGGGTTATAAGGAGGTATAATGGCAGTCACACATGTACCAGAGCCACAATTTCTCTGGATCATTCGAAGCTGGATTCGACCACAATTGCAGAAGCAATTAAATCGTTGGTTGAGGCTGACCCCGCCTTAAAGGTAAAATCGGTTATAGCAGAGGTGCAATTGAAGTTCAACTACATTGTTAGTTATCAGAAAGCATGGTTGGCTAAGCAAAAGgtagtgaaaaaaatatttggaggcTGGAAAGCATCGTACGAAGCATTGCCTATATGGTTTGAGGCCATGTGCCACAAGGAGCCGTCAGCTGTTGTTCATTTTGAGACTATGCCTGCATATCAAGGCGATGACTTGGTGACTGATATCCAAGTGTTGCATCATATCTTTTGGAGTTATTACCCCTGTATTAGAGCATTCAGACATTGTAAGCCAGTTGTCCAGGTGGATGGGACTCACTTGTACGGAAAGTACAAGGATTGTCTACTAGTGGCAGTGTCACAGGATGGCAACAACAATATCGTCCCAATTGCGTTTGCGATTGTGGAGGGAGAGACTTCAGATGCGTGGCACTTTTTTCTGAGTAACCTTCGTCAACATGTTGTCACTCGGGATGGTGTGGGACTGATATCTGACCGTCACGAATCCATAAATGCAGTTGTGGAAAGGAGTAACGGGGCTTGGTCACCTCCTAGAGCTTTTCATATGTTTTGCATCAGGCATATAGAGTCGAATTTTTTGAGAAAATTCAAGGCGCCGTACTTGCAGAAACTGGTCATCAACTTAGGTATCGCTCAGTATAGCTAATTAATTTTGTCACAGAGTTCCCTTCAATAATTGTGTTGACCTCTTTTGtttcaaatatttctttttatccttcaGGATATTCGAGGACGGTGCGGGAGTACGAGGTGCGTTACCAGCGTTTACGAGAACGGGGCGAGGCCTACACTGACTGGTTAAACCGAATCTCCGAGAACAGTACGCGTTGGCTTTTGACGGTGGATATCAATGGGGTCATATGACGACGAATCTAGTAGAATGCATCAATTCAGTATTGAAGGGTGCACGCAATCTCCCGGTGACTACCCTTGTGAAGGCTACATTCTACAGGCTTAACGAGTTGTTTACCCGAAAAAGAGCAGAGGCGGAAGCCCGAATTAATGCTGGCCATGTGTTTTCTGATGTCGTGACCTCGAAGTTGCATGCAAACCAAGCATCAGGAAACATTCAGGTTAGTTGCTTTGACCGGCAGAATGAGGTCTTTGAGATGCGTGAGATGCCAAGTGAATTGGAGTTTGCAGTGGACCTACGTGGCCTTCGATGTGACTGTGGTGAGTTTCAGGTGGATTGGATCCCCTGTCGACATGTGTTTGCATGTTGTGCCAACCAGCGACTGGATTGACAAGTGTATGTTCATAATGTGTATAAGATGGATCAAGTTCGTCGGGTGTACCAAGCAAGGTTTAGGCCACTAGGTAACTCCACTACATGGCCTGCTTACAACGGACCTCGGTTTATCCAGAATCCGTTCCTGAGACGCGTCACGAAAGGTCGCCCCAAAATGACGCGCttcttgaatgagatggacACGCGAATGTTACGTCGGCCTAGGCGATATAGGCTATGTGGAGCTGAGGGACACAGCCGTAGCAGATGCCGTCAGCCAAGTGGTGCAAATGCCGATAGAGATCGTCAGTAGATTCTTATTCTGAGATGATATTATATATGTGGCATTATATGGTTTGTCAGGAGCTGTTTATTTGAGTTAACAATGTATGATATATGTAACATTGTATAATATGAAGAACCTTAACCTGGTTTATGTGGCGTTATAAACTACGTCAATCCAGCCTTATACTCCATATGAAGCATTTCATAATATGACATTAATTAATACATAGTCCACAGAGTTAATCCCTTTAATAAGTTCATAAGTACATAAATACTCTAAACATACCATCTAGTAAAACTCATTACCATAGTTCACATTATTGATACATAAAATCTCTAAACATACCATAGTCCACGTTATTATGAATACATAAATACTCTAAACATACAATAGTCCAAATCATTAATACATAATGTCCAACACATGCAAAGTATCCTAAACATAGTCCACATTTTTAAGACAAAAATAAGAGTATTACACCACAACTACTTTTTTATTGTCCACTTTACATCATTCACAAAGTTCTTGCATTTCTTTGCGGCCCTTTTGAACACAGATGGAGTATATCGATTAGCGCTGCGACGTGGCGGATCAATCCTCAAATTGTAACATTTGCCTTTGTCATCCGGAGTGTGTGCCTGACCTGTAtacacaataataaaaataattaaatattgtgaTATTAGGTAGTCAAACCAACATGGATACAACATTTCATTTAGTAAAACGACACAAAGATACCATTTATGGACACAAAATGAATAGCTAATCAAACATGTAAAGCACAAGACAAAACATAATACCATCATTGTGGGATTCCTCATCCTCATCGAACTCCTCTATTTCATCCTCCTCATTCGGGTTATCTACTATATACGCATTCGTATCTAGCTCGGGTGTGTTAGCATCTTCTTGAAGAGGTCCCATGGAAATACGGTTAGAATTTTGACTATTAAGAACTCCGCATCCACCTTCACTTCTATTAGAGTCAACAGATACGAACCCTCCAGAAGCGACCGATGAGGTATGGCACGGGAGCCCCGCATCCAATGAATACCTACCCGCCAGGAACTCAGGCTGATTGCCATATTGTGATTGTCCTGCATCTGCAGCCATGAACCCAAGCAATTGGCTAAAAGAACCTCCTTCTCTGGGTTCAAACTGTGACATACCCCAATATTGTTGATGCATTGGAAATGACGGGGTGAACTGTGTCTGAGGTACGTACTGGCTTGAGAACTGAGGTTGTTCTTGTGGAAGTGGATTCAGAATAGATGTTTGCGGCGACTGTGGCTCCAGTTCCACATTGTCATCATCCGCATCCTGACTATCCTCATCCATACCCTCATTATCCTCATCCATAACCTCATTACCCTCATCCATATCCTGATTACCCTCATCACTGTCTTGACCCACAAGATTCGACAAGTTCAAGCGGTCCCCATATTTTGACCGGTACCAGTCCATGTAAGTTTCCAATGGATGCTGTGAATTCATGGGAAGCTCAGAAAGGACGTAGTTATACCTGTTTGTCCAATGCATAACCCAACTTGAATGACTCGGTATTGTGGCCCAGTTAAGATTCTTAGGACCAGTCAGGACTTCTCCATTGGCCTTGTCCAGACTCCACTCTTGAGGAGGTACTCCCTGTGGAATGATGTTCGGATCCACGCGATCCACAGCATATGCAACCCACacaaactggaaaaaaaaagaaactactGATTACAACCCAGAataccaataacaagaacaatgCAAGAAAGCTTTATAATTATGTTTCAGGACACCAAACCCGAAACTAAGAATTCTTTAATTAAAACACACCTGGCCTTCCTGGAGTTCATCAAAGGCCTTCCTAAAGTGAGCTAGATTCAGATATCTATATCGTCGGTAACCACGCTCCCAGTTACGCCACCTAATATCATATATTCAATTATCTAAACTGGATTTTAAATATAAAGTTATAGCTAGATTGTAACGTAATATTACCTGTTGGCTAGTGGAAAACTGTGGGGTTCCCTAGGAAGCGGCGATAGATATGGCAGTCGGATCCAAGCCCAACCGAGCAGAAGTGTTATTGGACCATCCATTTCCTTACAATTATAACGAGATGCCCTGCATAACGCCCTGTAGAGGTGTGCTAGGCATGCCGATCCCCAACTATACTGTCCAATACTCGCAAAATCACGAAGCAAGGGTAGAAACTTCCAATGCACACCTGCCCCAGATTTATCCCCAAACAAGATCGTCCCGATCAACAACATAATGTGGCACTTCACATACCTCTGTATACTTATTTCATCAGTCAACTGAATGTTTTCTTTTAGATTCCGTAGCCAAGTCAGTTTTATGCAGCATCCTCTACACTCCGACTTACGTGGTGCAATTCCAAACTGATGCAAACACTCCACCTCCAACGCTGAAAAATTACTAATTGTCATCCCAGTAACTGGAAAACCATCCGTCGGAAGACCAAGAATTAGAGCAACATCTTCAAGAGTTACGGCACATTCACCAATTGGAAGGTGAAACGTATGTGTATCAGGGTGCCAGCGTTCGATTAGAGCATTCACGAGTGCTTTCTGATTTTGTACGACACCAATTTGAGATGCATGATAGAATCCAGTAACTCGTAAATGCTCCTCCACTTGATCGTTGTACCGATCCGGCGGAACTGGATGGTCACAGGTCAACATTCTTAATTTCTGCAAGaaacataataaattattagtcAACTCATTAACTACTATTATTATATCACTTACTACTAGaagacaaaaatttttaagCTACAGCCACTCATTAACAAAATCTACACAACTAACTCAACAACAAATATTACTTGAAACCACACATATGTCATAAATTTTTTGACTTAATTCGACtaaaacaaataattagtaCTTCCAAAATGAATTATTCATAACATTAACTAATGAATACATATACATAGATTCataatacatacatatacatacattCCTAATCAAATCTCAAAAAAATTAGTACATTAAAGATGctgtttgtttatttatttgcgatatgaaaaagaattttctaatatctaacattattattatttgtaataTTAATTATCTATTAACTATAACTATAACTTAACTAAAATTACatacatatttctaaatttgaaaaaatattaataattattgtcattttttcttaaattcattttctaataacaataataattaacttcctaacaataataattacaattaacaaaaataaagtaaCACACTTTTACTCATAGCcacaataatatttaatattctaacaattataaataattaaaattttataaaatatttaaaaaagacgTTATAtccaaaaattaataacaattcggttaacattttataatttattttctaaatattttcatatttttatttcttccaaaattctagtaattataataagaaatattaaacaaattaaaaaaactattgCGCTTTTCTTTTAAACTGCAACATAGTCCAACAGTTGAAAATAGTATTAACacactaacaataataataattaacacactaaataataatttttatccaaaaatagtgaaaaatttaaagaaaaaaattaaaaatagtccTAACCATTCTATGATTAATTCTAAGTTCagattttaacaataataacaacaactaagtttctaacaataataactataattataaaaattaaaaaaatattaaacaaactTACATAATCAGAATGACTAAGATAGTGCATAATATGAAGCTCAGGGCGATCAAcatctttaaatttattttttttgacattttgttattttctccACCATGCAAACCCACCAGCAGCAGAGAAAGGAAGCACAACTATGGAGTTTTGAGGTTGAAAGTGAAGGCTCAAAGTAATAACTCGGATGGTGGGTGAGAGTCCTTAATACATCCCGCGTTTTGGTCTGTGGGGCACCCTTTGGGGAGCTACATTCGCGTGCCGCGTGTTCACCATGCAACAAAATGGACCATCCGTTTTTGTAACACCAACTCGGACCTTTCGTGTTGCACATTCGGTGTCGCACGGTCCGATTTGTAATACACCTGACACCACATCCATGTTCACCTCCCGATTCCCATAACCCGATGAAACACACCCCTGTAGtccatataaaaattaaaaatgtctcTTTTCTGTGTGAGTTATAGTagttttttcatcttttttcacTAAATTTAACGAAAAATATCTACATGACACTTAATGTTATTAATGTAGATACTAAGTTACTATTAAATGATATGTTGGTGAATAAAAATTGGTCAAAAATTAATGTCTTTTTATGAATAATGATCACGAATCGatttatttttgtatgagaAATATTCAGCGGTAGATTTGTTTTCTTATACGAATTTAAACctttaattaacaaattttttaagattGTTATCTATTTCAACAGCAAATTTTTTCGTGCATATTtgtcttttgtgtgttcttTACTGTTATATTTATGTTATGggataatattaaatatttgaacacttataaagataaataaaaatggattattatgattaatatttaaaatttcttcTATGAAATAAAACAATCATTTGTGCAAAGCAACAAAGtagtaaatttatatatttaacatgtatttttctaatttcaaagaaaacatagatattcatatattatattGATAAGGATAATAAAAAAGGAATCTATCTTTAATAAGTTAACATCTAATAGATAGAGACTGAATTTAATAAGTTACCAAAATCGCCtcgttttatttttataatagatAGAGGCTGAATTTAATATTTACTCTGGTTAAAGTCATAGGACACATTCGAAAATCACATAGTTGAGGCAAGTGCAAAAGTAGGACACCCTATGATTGCTTTGGTTAGGGGAGAGCAGTGTTTCTCACGCTCAAAAGTTATGGAGTCACTCTTGTTTATGTTTGTATCTTCCAATCACCTACTAGTACCatttcattttatcttttaCTCATTTGTATAGCTACTTTAAATTAAAGTCCAAACAGTACTGGTACtatttcattttatcttttaCTCATTTGTATAGCTACTTTAAATTAAAGTCCAAACAGCATAGTACTGTTAATATGTGATTACCGTGTAGGGTGATCTAAGTGATCATGCAAGCTTTGTTAAGGCAATCAAGCAAGTTGATTTTGTCATCTGTGTTACTtagattatttctttatcaataataagtttattattgtaattattttatagTGAGAATACATAAAgagtacataatatataaggtgtaataatttaacaaatatttttaaaaaaaaattttcatttttttcaataatgagaagaacttatttttcttcttctcttaatCTCTTTTGGttcatcaaaccatcaacatcacagctTGAACAATTTAGGGcatgaaatttttttcataGTGCAGCATGGAGGGCAACCTGTGAATcaagttaaaaaaaagttgtgAATTGAGATCCAATCTAATTTTGCCAttttctttctatccctattttttcttttaacatttTCTTTCCCCTTCTTACCTCTTCCTTCAAACTCATCCAATAGAATTTGATGAGAAGTTATTTTGCAAGATTCTTTCTTGGTGAACATAAATGTTCCGATCAACGAGTTGAAAGGAAGAAGATCTGAATCCTCGTTACTCTGTGATTCATTAATTTCTCAAAATGGCGAACATGGTAAACAGATCCTCTTATTGTAGAAGTCGTGGAGCTACATTGGCTCGCCCTCATTGTAACAAGTAAGGCCACATAGAAGATGTATGCTATAAGAAGCATGGGTACTGCTCCCATTTCTATCAACAGCAACAACATAACACCACCATCAATCACGTGATCACTGATGGGCATGATGATATACTCAGTGACAAATAATTTCAGCTCAATTATCTCCAAGAGAACACTGAA
The Arachis duranensis cultivar V14167 chromosome 5, aradu.V14167.gnm2.J7QH, whole genome shotgun sequence genome window above contains:
- the LOC127747573 gene encoding uncharacterized protein LOC127747573; its protein translation is MHYLSHSDYKLRMLTCDHPVPPDRYNDQVEEHLRVTGFYHASQIGVVQNQKALVNALIERWHPDTHTFHLPIGECAVTLEDVALILGLPTDGFPVTGMTISNFSALEVECLHQFGIAPRKSECRGCCIKLTWLRNLKENIQLTDEISIQRYVKCHIMLLIGTILFGDKSGAGVHWKFLPLLRDFASIGQYSWGSACLAHLYRALCRASRYNCKEMDGPITLLLGWAWIRLPYLSPLPREPHSFPLANRWRNWERGYRRYRYLNLAHFRKAFDELQEGQFVWVAYAVDRVDPNIIPQGVPPQEWSLDKANGEVLTGPKNLNWATIPSHSSWVMHWTNRYNYVLSELPMNSQHPLETYMDWYRSKYGDRLNLSNLVGQDSDEGNQDMDEGNEVMDEDNEGMDEDSQDADDDNVELEPQSPQTSILNPLPQEQPQFSSQYVPQTQFTPSFPMHQQYWGMSQFEPREGGSFSQLLGFMAADAGQSQYGNQPEFLAGRYSLDAGLPCHTSSVASGGFVSVDSNRSEGGCGVLNSQNSNRISMGPLQEDANTPELDTNAYIVDNPNEEDEIEEFDEDEESHNDGQAHTPDDKGKCYNLRIDPPRRSANRYTPSVFKRAAKKCKNFVNDVKWTIKK
- the LOC110281451 gene encoding uncharacterized protein LOC110281451, translated to MSDRVLLKVYYFGQILLQTSEGVTFVCDNPLDVVIPFTISFEELKGVICEEIHFERARRISCILYRYPIQVFGGFVSFKRNMLRTKRACNMFSMYIENRSQLSFIELYVEFEQSEADQNILRKDYNSDSEEEFESNYEFVRPDGDEVEGDGAMAPDVSDVATALANDVPFEEPSFMRVLDLEAMHVSEFPDYISAEISFVADGEFAVGMEFSFREAVIKAIKEYTIRRSVDYRVYESEPLTFYAKCTQYGSGCDWLIRVSMISRKYYWVIRRYNGSHTCTRATISLDHSKLDSTTIAEAIKSLVEADPALKVKSVIAEVQLKFNYIVSYQKAWLAKQKVVKKIFGGWKASYEALPIWFEAMCHKEPSAVVHFETMPAYQGDDLVTDIQVLHHIFWSYYPCIRAFRHCKPVVQVDGTHLYGKYKDCLLVAVSQDGNNNIVPIAFAIVEGETSDAWHFFLSNLRQHVVTRDGVGLISDRHESINAVVERSNGAWSPPRAFHMFCIRHIESNFLRKFKAPYLQKLVINLGYSRTVREYEVRYQRLRERGEAYTDWLNRISENSTRWLLTVDINGVI